Within the Saccharomonospora amisosensis genome, the region GCAGGTCCGCGACGAGGCCGTGGCACAACTCGTGGTCGGCGCCCCGCAACATCCCGGCGGCGAGCAGTTCGGGCACGGCCTCGGCGGAGACCGGCCCGTAACCGACCCGGCCCCGTTCGGTCTCGACCTCCACGAACGGCTCCAGCCACAGCATCCCGCGCGAACCGTTGCGCACCAGGCGGATCTCCTCGCCCGCCTCGCGGGACAACGCGGCCGCGACCTCGTTCGCGCCCACCGAAGCGGCGGCCGAGTCACGAGGCACATAGACTGTCGTCGTCACTGCTGCGCTCCGTTCGCCAGAATCTCCACGAGCCTGCTGCGGTCGACGCGGCCGTACATCCTGCCGTTGACCTGTGCCGCCGGTCCCAGCGCGCAGTTGCCGAGGCAGAACACCTGCTCCAGCGTCACCGAACCGTCCGATGTGGTCTGGCCGACCTTGACGCCGAACACCTGCTCGGCATCGGCGACCAGCTTCTCCGCGCCTACCGACTGACACGCCTCCGCCCGGCACAGCCGCACCGTCGCCGCGCCCGCAGGTTCGGACCTGAAGTCGGAATAGAAAGTGATCACACCGTGCACGTCCGCGCGGGACATGTTCAGTTCGGCGGCAAGTATCGGCACTACCTCGGAATCGATGTAACCGAACTCGGCCTGGATGCCGTGCAGGATGGGCAGCAGGGCACCCCGATCGCCGCTGTGCGCCTCCACGACGGCGCGCACTCGCTCCGCGACCGAGGCGCCGGCGCTGTCGACCGCCATACCGCCTCCTCGTTGTATACGGTATACATCAGCTATGTTACCCGCACGGTGAAACGGGCACAACAAGCGTACGGTCCGGTGAAGCCTTTGCCGAGGCAGTTGTCACCCAGTGAAAAAAGCGATCCCGAACCGCGTGGGGCTCAGCGGCGGAACCAGCGCCGAGGTGGCGTGGCCGTCTCCAGTAGGTGCGGCGCGTGCTCGCGCACCGCCTCGGTTACCTCGCTCATGCTGGGATTCACCAACGCCACCGGACCGACGAACACCGTGGGCACGGTCTCGTTGCCGCCCGCGGCAGCGCGTACCCGCGCCGCCCCTTTCGGGTCGCTCCAGATGTCGACCTCTCGCACCGCCAGTCCGCTCTTGCGCAGTCGCCTGCGCAGGCTCGCGCAGAACGGGCAACCAGGGCGCCAGTAGAACTCGATTGCTTCGACCGCCACATCTCCTCCTACCAGCACCGTAGCCGTAGCCGGTGGCTGGCCGAGCCGGCACCCTTGCGAGACGCTGGTCGAATGGACTTCGAGGCCGTGGCCGA harbors:
- a CDS encoding formate dehydrogenase subunit gamma, whose product is MAVDSAGASVAERVRAVVEAHSGDRGALLPILHGIQAEFGYIDSEVVPILAAELNMSRADVHGVITFYSDFRSEPAGAATVRLCRAEACQSVGAEKLVADAEQVFGVKVGQTTSDGSVTLEQVFCLGNCALGPAAQVNGRMYGRVDRSRLVEILANGAQQ
- a CDS encoding glutaredoxin domain-containing protein, translated to MAVEAIEFYWRPGCPFCASLRRRLRKSGLAVREVDIWSDPKGAARVRAAAGGNETVPTVFVGPVALVNPSMSEVTEAVREHAPHLLETATPPRRWFRR